GTCACGTCGAAACCGGTGGTTCCGAGCGTTCGTCTGTCCATGTACCGACGCCGGGCGGAGCGAGTGTAAGTGTGGGGCAAAGCGGCAGAACGGTCGCCCGCCCGGACCGTCGACGCGGGCCGCACGCATCTTTAGGCGGCGAGGGCGCGAACCCCGGTCATGAACGAAGGAGACAGCTCGTCATCACGTTCGTTCCTGCAGGTCCTGCTGGCGGTCCTCGGGACGCTCACCGTCGTCCTCGTGGTCCCGTTCCTCCAGGCCGTCCTCCTCGGGGGACTGATGGCGTATCTCGTCGCCCCCGTCAACGATAGGCTCTCGCGCCGACTGGGGGCCACCGCCGGCGCGGCCGCGACGATGCTCGCGACCACCGTCGTCGTCCTCGCGCCGCTTCTCTTCGTCCTCGCCGTCGCGGTCGATCAGGCGGTGGCGCTCGCGCGCGGCGCCGAACTGCCGGACGTGGCGGCTCTCGAATCGTTTCTCTCCGAGCGGTTCGGGACGAGCGTCCCCGGCGCCGAGATGCTCGTCGAACCGCTCGGAAACGCGGTCGAAGCCGGCCTCCGGGGACTCGTGGGGAGCGTCGGCGGCATCCTCGGCGGCGTCTCGACGGTCCTCGTGGGAGCGGTCATCTTCCTGTTCGCCTTCTTCGTCCTCCTGCGGGACGGCGACCGGTTCGTCGCCTGGATCCGAGCGGTCACCCCGCTCGACGCGGCGACGACGGACGAACTGTTCGCGCGCACGGACGACCTCCTCTGGGCCGCCGTGGTCGGCAACGTCGTCGTCGCCGGGTTGCAGGCGATACTGACCGTCGTCGGGTTCGCCGTCGTCGGGTTCGACAACGTCGTCTTCTGGGGCGTCGCCACGTTCCTCCTGTCGCTCCTGCCCGTCATCGGCGCCTCCATCGTCTGGATTCCGGCCGTGGGGTACCTGCTCTTCGTGGGGAACGTCCCGGCGGCGGTCGGTCTCTTCCTGTACGGCTCGTTCGTCATCAGCGGGTCCGACAACGTCGTCAGACCCATGGCCATGCGCCGCGGCGCGCGTCTCAACTCCGGCGTCCTCGTCCTCAGCATCTTCGGGGGCGTTGCCGTCTTCGGGTTCCTCGGCATCTTCGTCGGCCCCGTCGTCTTCGGGTTGACGAAGACTGTCATCGAACTCCTGGCCGAGGAACGGGCCGACCCTCGGGGCTCGTAGGTCGCGAGAGCGGTCGCTTCGCTCTCGCTGCTCAGGTCGGGTCGGGGGACGATATCACCGCTCACGTCGTTCGCAGGAACAGTCCGCTCTCCCCGATTTGAACGGGGGACAAGCCGATCTACAGTCGGCTGCTCTGCCAGGCTGAGCTAAGAGCGGGCATCCGACCGTAGCCCGTCGCCCGTTTTAACCGTTGCCAATCGGCGCCGATGCCGAGCGTCAGACGTGTGGGAAGATTAAAATAGAGCCGTGAGAATGAATACCTCGATGAGCAAGATAACGTTCCGCGCCGACGAGGAACTCGTCGAGCGCATGGAGGGTCTCGACACCTCCAAGAGCGAGGCGATGCGCGACGCGCTTCGTCTCTACCTCGACGGCGCGGAGCGTTCGGCGGAGGCGGAAACGGAGGCGAAGACGACGGGAGACGCCCCCCCGTCGGACGCCGAGTCCGCCGTCGACGACGCCCTCCGCGCTCGGGTCGACGAACTGGTCAGAGAGCGCGTCGACGCGGTGCTGGCCGAGCGACTCGCCGTCGGACGGACGCCCTCGCCCGGCGGGGCGCAGGACGTAAACGTCAACATCACCGTCGACGGTGCGGCCGCCGAGACGCCCGCAAACGCACCCGAGAACGCCTCTCCCGACGAGACGCCCGAACGTAAGACACCGGGGGCGAACCCGTCTCCCGACGCCGACGCGCGCGGGAAGTCCTGCGAGAAGTGCGGCGAGGCGCTGGACGCCGAGGACGTGTACTGCGCGAACTGCGGGGAGAAGGCGACGCACCGCGTTTTCTGCGAGTGCGGCGACGAGGTGCGCTCGGACTGGGCGTTCTGTCCCGGATGCGGTCGTCGGACGTCGGCGGCCGACGTACTCGACCGGTACTGAGCCTCTACCGGGCGTATACGGGGCAATCGGGCGTATTGTCTTACACACGTCCGTTACATTTATATCACACCGGTTTGTGGTAACTGTCGCGTAAGACGGTTGTCTTACACCGCCGGTCGGACGGACGGAGGTCGCTTCTGTCCGTCGATTTCGGTGTGTAAGACGCTCGCACGAGACGTGCGCGCCGTCTTACCGGGGGAATGCACAAAATGGAGCGTGTGACACTACGAATTCCGAAGCAGCAGATCGAAGAAGTCGAACGCATGGTCGAGACCGGGGAGTTCCCGAACCGGTCCGAGGCGATCCGATCCGCCGTGCGTGAGATGTTGAACGAACAACAGGTCGAGAACCGGGAATCGTCGACCAAGCGCAGCTGGGCCAAGGTGTAAGACGATGCAGGATATCGTCAGAGAGGCCATGGAGCGCGACGAGGCCGAAAAGCAGGAGGCCGCGGAGCGGTCGGACGACGACGAGTTCGGGAACCCCCGAATCGTCATCGTCGGCTGCGGCGGTGCCGGCAACAACACCGTCAACCGCCTCTACAACATCGGCGTCGACGGCGCCGAGACGGTGGCCATCAACACCGACAAACAGCACCTGAAGATGATCGAAGCCGACACGAAGATTCTGGTCGGCAAATCCCTCACGCAGGGACTCGGTGCTGGCGGCGACCCCTCGATGGGCGAACGCGCCACGGAGATGGCGCAGGGTACCGTCAAGGAAGTGCTCGGCAACGCGGACCTCGTGTTCGTCACGGCCGGCATGGGCGGCGGCACCGGCACCGGCGCCGCGCCCGTCGTCTCGAAGATAGCCAAAGAGCAGGGCGCTATCGTCGTCGGCATGGTCTCGACCCCGTTCAACGTCGAGCGCGCGCGGACGGTCAAAGCCGAGGAAGGGTTGGAGAAACTCCGCAACGAGGCGGACTCCATCATCGTCCTCGACAACAACCGCCTGCTCGACTACGTGCCCAACCTCCCCATCGGGAAGGCGTTCTCCGTGATGGACCAGATCATCGCGGAGACGGTCAAGGGCATCTCCGAGACCATCACCCAGCCGTCGCTCATCAACCTCGACTACGCCGACATGTCCACCATCATGAATCAGGGCGGCGTCGCGGTGATGCTCGTCGGCGAGACGCAGGACAAGAACAAGACCCAGGAGGTGGTGAGCGACGCGATGAACCACCCGCTTCTCGACGTGGACTACCGCGGCGCGTCCGGCGGACTCGTCCACATCACGGGCGGTCCCGACCTGACGCTGAAAGAGGCCGAGGGCATCGCCGACAACATCACCGAACGGCTCGAAGCCTCCGCGAACGTCATCTGGGGCGCTCGCATCCAGGACGAGTACAAGGGGAAAGTCCGCGTCATGGCCATCATGACGGGCGTCCAGTCCGCGCAGGTGCTCGGACCGTCGACGCAGAAACAGGCGGACAAGTCCCGACAGAGTATCGAAGGCGGTTCGCAGTTCGACGCGAGCAGCAACGGACGCGCGCAGTCTCAGTCCCAGTCGCAGTCTCAACAGGGTCGCTCTTCGGTCAACGGGTCGTGGCAGTCGGACGGCGGCCGCGACCAGTCGGAACGCAAGAACGGTCTCGACGTCATCCGCTAGATTCAGAGACCCGCACGGGCGGTTTCCGCTCGCCGTATCGTCTCCTTTCCGTTTTTCACGCCCCCGAGTCGCGACGCGCGTTTCCGGGTGTTCGTTCCGTTGCTCGAATCAGACGGCTCGAATCGACTCCAGCAGTCGGCACTTCCGGCAGACGTCCCGCGCCGTCGTCGACCCGCAGCGCTCGCAGTCGTTGAGGTCCGCGTCGTCTGCGCTCCGGTAGCGGTCGGCCGCCAGCCCCGCCATCTCCTCGTAGCCCGACATGATGGAGTGTCGGGTGCCGGGGTGGCGGTCCTCCAAGTCGAGCATCAGTTCCTGTATCTCCCCGCGGAACGCCTCGGAGGCGTGCGGGCACTCGGTGATGTGCGCGGGGAGGTCCTTCAGGTGGGCGTAGAGGGCGACTTCCTTCTCGGGGATGTCGCGGAGCGGTTTCGCCCGCGGGACGAACTCCTCCGTCGGGTTGCGCTCGTCGAACGGGCCGAGGCTGGCGTCGAAGTGCTTGGCCATCTGCTCGACGTCGCCCTCGAGGACGTTCATCAGCGCCGTCTCCGCCTCGTCGTCGAGGTTGTGCCCCGTGAGCATCTTGTCCGCGCCGAACTCCTCGGCGTAATTCTCCAGGAGGTCCCGGCGAAAGACGCCGCAGTAGGCGCAGGGGGCCATGTTCTCGGGGTCCTCTTCGGCCACGTCGTCCATGCGGACGCCGAACTCCTCCTCGTAGGTGACGAGTTCGTGCC
This Halogeometricum sp. S3BR5-2 DNA region includes the following protein-coding sequences:
- a CDS encoding AI-2E family transporter, producing MNEGDSSSSRSFLQVLLAVLGTLTVVLVVPFLQAVLLGGLMAYLVAPVNDRLSRRLGATAGAAATMLATTVVVLAPLLFVLAVAVDQAVALARGAELPDVAALESFLSERFGTSVPGAEMLVEPLGNAVEAGLRGLVGSVGGILGGVSTVLVGAVIFLFAFFVLLRDGDRFVAWIRAVTPLDAATTDELFARTDDLLWAAVVGNVVVAGLQAILTVVGFAVVGFDNVVFWGVATFLLSLLPVIGASIVWIPAVGYLLFVGNVPAAVGLFLYGSFVISGSDNVVRPMAMRRGARLNSGVLVLSIFGGVAVFGFLGIFVGPVVFGLTKTVIELLAEERADPRGS
- a CDS encoding double zinc ribbon domain-containing protein, with protein sequence MSKITFRADEELVERMEGLDTSKSEAMRDALRLYLDGAERSAEAETEAKTTGDAPPSDAESAVDDALRARVDELVRERVDAVLAERLAVGRTPSPGGAQDVNVNITVDGAAAETPANAPENASPDETPERKTPGANPSPDADARGKSCEKCGEALDAEDVYCANCGEKATHRVFCECGDEVRSDWAFCPGCGRRTSAADVLDRY
- a CDS encoding ribbon-helix-helix domain-containing protein → MERVTLRIPKQQIEEVERMVETGEFPNRSEAIRSAVREMLNEQQVENRESSTKRSWAKV
- the ftsZ gene encoding cell division protein FtsZ, coding for MQDIVREAMERDEAEKQEAAERSDDDEFGNPRIVIVGCGGAGNNTVNRLYNIGVDGAETVAINTDKQHLKMIEADTKILVGKSLTQGLGAGGDPSMGERATEMAQGTVKEVLGNADLVFVTAGMGGGTGTGAAPVVSKIAKEQGAIVVGMVSTPFNVERARTVKAEEGLEKLRNEADSIIVLDNNRLLDYVPNLPIGKAFSVMDQIIAETVKGISETITQPSLINLDYADMSTIMNQGGVAVMLVGETQDKNKTQEVVSDAMNHPLLDVDYRGASGGLVHITGGPDLTLKEAEGIADNITERLEASANVIWGARIQDEYKGKVRVMAIMTGVQSAQVLGPSTQKQADKSRQSIEGGSQFDASSNGRAQSQSQSQSQQGRSSVNGSWQSDGGRDQSERKNGLDVIR
- the ncsA gene encoding tRNA 2-thiolation protein NcsA; the protein is MECDKCGRDAVMHAGYSGAHLCENHFCASVEKRVRGRIRKDSLVPRDATPEDPEHWVIGLSGGKDSVVLTHILDDTFAKDPRIEMTALTIHEGIEGYRDESVDACVELAEELQMRHELVTYEEEFGVRMDDVAEEDPENMAPCAYCGVFRRDLLENYAEEFGADKMLTGHNLDDEAETALMNVLEGDVEQMAKHFDASLGPFDERNPTEEFVPRAKPLRDIPEKEVALYAHLKDLPAHITECPHASEAFRGEIQELMLDLEDRHPGTRHSIMSGYEEMAGLAADRYRSADDADLNDCERCGSTTARDVCRKCRLLESIRAV